The genome window GTCCTCTCCGAGCGGGCCTCCGGATATAACCACGGTGTACCGCCCAGTGTCTTCAGGCTTCGTCCGCTGTCCATCGATTTTGATGACCACCGTGGAGCCACTGTTAGCCATCTCCTCAAACACGCACCAGACGGCATCGCAGCCACTCCAGTCAGGCGGAATGTTCGCCAATCCAATGTCTCGCACAACCCTAGCTGCTTCAGCCCTCACGCTGCTCTGTTCCATTGCTAGAATCCTCTCAACGCCCGAGCAATATCCTCCACCTCTCGCAGTTCACCTCTGGCGACTCGCTCGATCACCTTTCGTATCTGGTCAGACGAAACTCCAGTGGTAATACTGTTACGCCTCATCAGTTCTTCTACAACCGCATGAGCAGTTCTCTTATTGGCGTCATTGAACATGTGCCGACCAGCGATGTCCCGAATGATGCAGGCACACTTATTCCAGAAACCTTCCCAGCGTACAGCGTTCGCTAGAACCGTCGAGACATCGCCGGTCAGAGTCGTTATGCCCCCGAATCGACGGTTAATTGCTGTGATTTCCTCTGCGGTGATACCATGGGCAAACCCACCCCCTTCCGGCGCATTTCTGGCCAAACCGCTGCCTGGGGCATCGTACGAATTATGCGCCCAGAGGGCGAAGGCCCACGCGGTGTCGCCGACGAAGTAGGTGTGATAGTCCGCAACACGGAGATTGTAGAGCTTCTCCTGCCGACCGGTCAGCCGCAGCGCCGTGACCGCCACGCTCTCATGGAGGTCTAAGCCTACGATTCGGTCGCCCGGCTTTAGCTCTCCCGCCACCGTCCAGCCCTTGCCGAGGACGTAGAAGGGATGCTCCTCCGTCGTGCCGATGGTCCGGCCGCCAACCGCTACCTCCCAAATCACCCCCCAACGCTGGAACACCTCCTCCACCGGCCGATACGCCAACTCCCCCTCCGGCTCCATCTCCGGCAGGGATAGCACCTCGTCCGCCGGCGTCAACGCATCCCACCGCACCCAGCCCCGCCGCGTCAGAACCTGCACCTCCCCGGGGAAGCACGGCCGCAGCATCTGGAAGCTATTCCCCGCCACGCCGACCAGGTCCAGGGTCGCTGCACCGTAGTTCCCCGCCGCCAGGTTGTCGCCCGCGTTCAGCGCACCTCCAACTGCCTGCACGCCGTTGATGACCCGCGCGCCGTTGGCCAGCGTGCCGGTCATGGCGCAGGGGTTGGCGAATGCCAGGCCAACGTTCACCGCTGTGCCAGCGACCTGACCTCCCGTGTAAGCCCCGGAGTCATAATCCACCACGTCATCGTAACCCGCCCACTGACGAATCCGTCCCGTCAAACCCATGCTGACGGTGTCGCCCATGCCGGCGGAAAAGTTGCTGGTCTGGGCGAACCAGCCGGTGCGGTGGTGTCCCAGAACATTGTCCCAACTGCGAACGTTTTCTGTCCCGATGACGCGATTGGCCAGCCAGTCCCAGAAGTCGAACAACCCCAGCGGATCGAGCCGATTCGGGAGGCTGTTCCCAATCGCCCGGTAGAGGTTTACATCGCCCGCACCAAACCGCAGCGGGTCGAGGCTCGTCCAGCGGCCGAGGGTGGGGGAATAGTCGCGGTGGCGGAAGTGGCACAGGCCGCTCGTGACATCGTACCGTCCACCCTGGTGCAGGCAGACCCAGGCGAAGGCGCTGGCCGCCAGGACGTTCCAGCTGGCGTCGAGGGCTGTCGCTTGACCGAACGGGTCGATGACGTAGCGTTCGACCACGTTGCCCGCGTTGTCAAACAGCGTGGTGACGTTGTAATTTACGTCCTAACAGATCAGGGTCTAAGAACACGAACCAGAGTTAGAAATCGTGTCT of Thermogemmata fonticola contains these proteins:
- a CDS encoding polymorphic toxin-type HINT domain-containing protein; its protein translation is MVERYVIDPFGQATALDASWNVLAASAFAWVCLHQGGRYDVTSGLCHFRHRDYSPTLGRWTSLDPLRFGAGDVNLYRAIGNSLPNRLDPLGLFDFWDWLANRVIGTENVRSWDNVLGHHRTGWFAQTSNFSAGMGDTVSMGLTGRIRQWAGYDDVVDYDSGAYTGGQVAGTAVNVGLAFANPCAMTGTLANGARVINGVQAVGGALNAGDNLAAGNYGAATLDLVGVAGNSFQMLRPCFPGEVQVLTRRGWVRWDALTPADEVLSLPEMEPEGELAYRPVEEVFQRWGVIWEVAVGGRTIGTTEEHPFYVLGKGWTVAGELKPGDRIVGLDLHESVAVTALRLTGRQEKLYNLRVADYHTYFVGDTAWAFALWAHNSYDAPGSGLARNAPEGGGFAHGITAEEITAINRRFGGITTLTGDVSTVLANAVRWEGFWNKCACIIRDIAGRHMFNDANKRTAHAVVEELMRRNSITTGVSSDQIRKVIERVARGELREVEDIARALRGF